AtgacatttattaatatatcgcaAATAGGACTTGCTTaatcgtttaaaattaaagataaagaaagatgaatatatatttgcggtttttaaattaaattttctagaaaatattcaaacactTTTGTATTGAAGAGCTTCACTTAATCATGATTAAGTGAAacttattgaaaatttgacattaacaatactattttaatttataaaattttacttacagTTTCGGTAAAcacattaatacaaatatctaACCTTTGGCCAGAGCTTGATGTTGATGTCTGATTTACCAATGATTTATCGTTAATTAATCGCGATTGattaattctctctctctctctctctctctttctgtttgTATCGTagcgaaatatatttataaaagcatACGAAATTGCTTAtcgaaatgtaaattttgaagtTATCTAAGTGCAGTCTTTCTTAGAAATGTTTAGAGCAATATAATTCGCAAGACCGACATTTATGGTTGTTTCCTGTACATTcataaaagtataaagaacaatttttatttttcaagaaattacTATACCGCTCCTTAAAGGATTAGAGGttctaacttatttataaatatggaATCCTTACGCTTCCAAGAATGACTGCGAGTAGTCGAGTCAGAGCGATGTTTTCAAAACCCTGCCAGCCACATGTTTCGCGTTTCGTTCGCGTGCCTGCCATATTCCGCGGATCATCCGGCCTCGCGCGTGCTCGCGAAATTCCTAAGTTAGGTAGACTCGGCGTTCAACGCGATATCGGCACGCGATAGATAAGTCATTATGCAACGACAGGCTTCGAAGAGGAAGCTCGCTGGTAACAAGCGGGCAGGCGGGCgggcgaacgagcgagcgagcgagcgagcaagcgagcaagcgagggagagaaagagagagagaaagaaaataacacCTCGCAACGCTCGCACGCATGCGTTGGAAATCCCGCCAAAACCGTCGCGAGGAGAACGGAGCACGGGCGCTTCGGGATTCGCCATTCTTTAAGCGCCGCGAAGTGCCTCCTCTCGCGCGCACTGCCGTGAGGAAGAGCGGTGCAAAGGGAAGGGAGAGAGGGGGATGAGTCCTCGAACCGGGGGGGCCGGCGGGAGGGAGAGTACGTGTATCGAGTGTTCGCGGCACTTCTTCGCGACGTCGTGTCGCGCACTGCATGCGTACaatgcacacacacatgcgACTGAATCACCCGTTCCTCTCCAAACTCTCGTGGTGTATTACCTGCGATAGCTACGTCGATCGCGACGAGTCGACATTCGGGTCGGAAACCGCTGGCGGACTACTGCGTGTCAGACAGATTCCGCGGGAACGTTGTGCGCGCTTCGTCTCGCTCTTTTCCCCTCCGTCTCTGgatatgcgcgcgcgcgcgcgcacttcgatatctcttcctctctttctccctcatTCTCGCGATTCGGCATGCCTTCTCTCTCATTCACACAGCGTCGATCTCTTTGCACATTGCTCACATACAGGCATTCTCATGTAAAGGCACGCAATATACAGGCACACGTGTATACATCCAGACGCTCCAATTCTTTCTTTCACCCCGCTaactttccctctctctctctttctcgctctttaGACCGTAGGATTCTGTAAGTGCTTCCGTACCCTGTATACGTTCGCGATCGTTTCCTTGCCGCGCTATGGAGGCTGATCGTTGGCACTCGTCACTTACGGCGCGTGCCGCGACGACGTTCACTGCGCGACGATATACGCTCGGCCGTGTACGATTTGGCGGCAGCGGCTTTGACTTACATCGGTCCTGACGTGCCGCGCGCGGTTCCGCTCGCACCGAACAACAACCACCACCACCACGAGCACCAATCACTACCACCAATATCGTTGTCGTCGTGTCGTCGTTACCGTCGTTATCGTTGTCGTTGCTGTCGTCGTTGCTGTCGTTGTCCTCGTCGCCGCTGCTGCTGTCGCGAGACCCCCTCgtgtattttctattttattttttcccttTACTACAAGATACGTATACgtattctctctctcgctctctctctctctctttcgctctcgctctcgctctctctgCCTACTGTGTGTCGTGTGTGTATATAGATACTTTTTGTACTTTTCGCGTTACGTGTTTATACGTGTTTATCGAACGTCGTGAGTGTTACTGTGGATAACATAACGACGGCGTGCCGGTTTACGCGGCGTGGCTACGGCCTTAGCTCGTGTAAACGTTTTGCCACATCATGATGTTTGGTTCACTAAACTAACCACTAGCATGGCGACgacgaccgaccgaccgaccgaccgacacACACCGCGGCGCGCGCTAGTCGCTTACGCTTACGCGCTTTGTCGTTCCCCTCTTTTCTCCCCTCTTTTCTTGACCGCTCTACATAGCCCTATCGTCGCGTTGTCGCGCTGATGCACTCGACGCACGCGCGACAAACAGCGCCGCATAGTGCATTCATGATGCATTATAAACTTGCTTTTATAGCGGGAAAACACAAACCGTTGGAAAGACCTTTACAATCGACacagaattttttctttataaatctaacgaatttaattgtaataacgtgatttttttctgtttaggAGAAAGACACGTATGGAAACGAAGTAACAAGACTAGCAAGACCTTTGCCAGTAGAATACTTATTGGTAGATGTACCTGCATCTACACCACTCACTCCCCAGTTTACTTTTTTCACGGATGATAACATCACTCCATTTCCAGTTGAGAACAGGTATTGTATTCAAGTGAGCCTATAAAACacaaatacattaatatatttctaatcaCATTAATATCTTCCTCTATTTCAGACAAGTCGATGGACAAGTCCAGGAGTTCAATGCATTATGCACTTACATGCAACAATTCAGTGCTGATCAATTCATGGAGGCAACTTCTGATTTTCATTTACTACTCTTTATTGCCACCATGGACATGTATCCGATGAAGGTATAACTAATCAGTATTTGCAATATCTTACcaataatgaaattatcaaTGATAATTactgacaaatattttatcccgCAGGATCACATGTTACCGTTGCTCGAAGCTATTCGCGCCAAGGACAAGCGGAAAGCATTGGAATGGGCGCAATCTGAGCACTGGGCGACGGTGGAGCAGCTGATATCCGCGGCCTCTACATCATCACGTCCTTCGCAAACCATGTCCTTCGGTAGTAACTCAAGGACGTCATCTTCTGCAACAACGGAAAGAAGCGGAGGCATAGGCGTCGGTGCAGAGCCGATCGCGAATCCGTCTCCTGATCAAGCTCTCTGGACTTGTTCTCACTGCACTTTTCTGAATGCTGCAGACTTAGCAGTTTGCGAGATGTGCAATCTGCCAAGGTACTCATAATAAATTGTCAAAAGCGTTAATGATGAATTCCACGTGCGTTTAAAGGGTGCTGTCTTTAAATCTACTATTTCGCTTCCGCAGGATTTGACACGTACACATCCTCGCGGACATAACAATTGTTTTCTACGCATCTTTGGCCTTATTTAtgagtgaataaaaaaaagaaacaacgcCGAAGTACCTTCCCTACTGACGTATATTTTCCCCTCCCTAAGCTTTTTTCtgacacattttttatttacagctAATTTGCAACAGTCCATCTAGATAATTTAGATACTAACAAGGTGTCTTGTGAAATTCTGACATCTGAATTGATTCTAACAGATTGGAAagatttattatgaatttttatatgtttgcaGAGAAGATGTCGAGGAATATGACGAGGAAATGATGAGGGAGTTGTTTTGATAACGAACTCAAGATTTCAAAgtattaaaacttaattgttGCTGTTACAATTACAGCTTGCAAAGAAATTTGTGTTAATACTATGAAATTAGACAATTTATAATAGCTGGATTTGATATGGTAAAATCAACATagattgtatgtatattatataggTATTTCTTTCACACACAAATGTCAGTTGACTATTATTTCTCAACATGGGATACTTGTGTATTACAATATGTGGGAAAGTTTATTACGAagcaattattacaaataaaaactacagtatataataatgataaataattgattgaaaaatgtaagtatataagctaaataattatagatccaatatttacttgaataatatatttaaaatcaaatttcttttatctttaacatatatagattaaaatttacatatacagATTTCTCTTCTTTCCAATCTTCACTTTATTGACATGAATTCTTTACTACTAATTCTTGATACAATAGCATCGGTAAGACTAGAGACACACAGTTCATCTTCGTCAATCTTATAAGTCTtcttaataagatttacatcTGTAAACTCTTGTATTCTTGAAATAGGTATTCTCTCTCCTTTGATACTTCCTAAAACCTCTAATATGGGTTGTTCCTCATCAAGCTTGTGTATCAGTATcaccaaaatatttttatcgctgtTACTAATGCCATAATCAGTCAAGGAACGTGATATGTTTTTCGACATAGACAGACAATATAAAATCTCTGTATATACAGTCCTGGTGATCAATCGATTCTGTTTAGCGTTGACGGCGGCTTTGTTGGCAGCTACCACCGCTTGAAACGCATCGCTAATAAGTGAAGCCTTCACCACGCAACAATGCAGTTTGCCGATAATGATTTTCTCGCGTACTTTGGAGATATTTGTGACGTTAGTAAATAAAAGCAATGTACAGTGCAGTCCCGTTTCCTGATCCAGTTCAACGCAATAATTATCCATTTTagtttagataattataaataataatattaataactttaaatgGTTAAAAATACtgtcatatattttgattCTATCTAGTTGCTGTTTAGAAAGTGTTGCCAACtcgcaataatttaattactaacTTTATGCCAAatttacattgcagcaatcaTTTGATGTATGTACATTTGATGTCCAATAAAAAACTGCTTTCTAGAGCCAAATATGACGATAAAGAAAGTCTCTAAAAATTACGTCTTGTATATTGGACAGCAAATACAATGTAAATCGACCATAAAAAATGGCGGCATTGTCTTTTCCGTTATACTTAACAATTGGCGGTATTTCTACCTTCATTTCTTTTCTGTTGTCTTCCATGCAGGTAGGTAGATGCGTAAGTACGTCacataaaatgaatatataataaaactttattgttTATGCGCTTTCCCAActttatttgttgcaaaaacgCAAGCAATCCCGGCGATGCATAAATCACAGTTACCTtatgtgcaatatatatatatatatatatatatatatatatatatatataaaagcgtCGCagattcattaaatttattttaacgatcACTTCTTGATTCTTGACCATCatgaattttcattattatatataatatatagattaatcTGTTTTTTGCCTTGAAtgcataaagataaaatatttagataaatgaGTAAGATGAGTTAAAATCATTAGGATGTTATTCAGGGAGAATATCAATtataactaaatttttttcggaGAAGAAAATGGCTGACGCTCTAAATCAAAGGTCTTGTAACTTGGTTGAAGTTTGCAATTACTTCATGAGAATGTGTTTTATTTGTCAAATGGTCGCATAATGCGTTATATTTGCGTTTTCGACGTGTATCATGcaggaaaattataaatgattacgattgctatattttttcacaatagtgcaacttataaaaaactttacttttatcattattcatTATGACGGATGATACATCAAGCGAAAGTATCTTCGATCAATTAAGTAATCGATTgcagtaaatttatatatgttttaatgtcGAACAGTTGTGACGCGAAATGATCagagttttattaattagtcaCTACATATTAGattctattttacattattatttatttatctcaatgtaatttcaataattttttgtatatttttatgaaaattgattaattagttattttgtgtttttttaaacttgtaattattgtatagTGCACTCAGGGCTGGAATGGGTTTCTGAACGCCTTACAAAAGCTTGTCCTcccaaaaagaaaaagagatgtACAGAGCACAAGAAAGTTGAAGAAGAAATCGATATTGGTCCACCTTGTACAGGACAACCATACATATCTCCTAGTCAAATTTGCCCTAAAATGGTCTcctgttatataaaaatgcaggTACAAAATCAAACgcattaatatgtatatttgtttctGGACgaatcagaattttttttcaggcgatttatttttcaatcagaATAAGATAATCTCAGTGGCCTTAACCTTACCATGTCAATACTAAATTCTATGAACatttctagaaaaatatatatttattgcgattAGATAACCAgcaaacattttaaaacatcaacttatttaacataaaatatacattttccaCTGTCTTATGAAATGTTTAGGCAtctcttattttattcttgcatctaattatttaataattttgaggATCCTTATGCTCCTTGCTGTTGTGAGACAAAACCACAACCACCTCCGTGTCCTCCTAAATACCATCGTCGACAACTACGTGAATCAACCTGTGGTTGTGATCTTTGTAAAAAAGAGGGCATCAGAAGCAAGTGTTGCAGTTCAACCACAGCCTTTTATGATGCAACTATTGatccaaaatattttagaagagCATAAAATCTGTAAGTTTTTGTCAGCATGTTCAAATAGGTTGCAtgcaaaaagatatataattagtaaatttatataggagaaaaaaaattccgaGAAAAATAATGGCGATCAATTATCATTGAAAGATTATATGGTTcttagtattttgtatttatctcttttagttatttacaacttttaatttattttgtttctggATAAAtcggcattttttttttggtgatTTGTTTTTCAGTCCAAATAAGATGATCTCGGTTGCCTCAAAGTTATAAAGCTTTACTGATAAATTTACGTAACTGGTATTTTAccattaagaatattttacaactatAACGATAAACAACGTTACATTCCTTTTAAGCATAGACATGGGACATATTTAagaaatctgaaaataatatatatcgtatataatatatcgttAAACTCTGCTCTTTTTACAATCACAAATAGATTACGATAATaccaatataaaaaattattttacttatcaaCACTCTGATGAAATAATTAGTAGTCACATAATTATCTCATTTCACACAcacaataacaaaatatttttgattaaaaattttaatgactaaatatttaaagcctaaataaatagataaataaatttttacaaatttatattttatttaaaatattaaaaatagttacattaaaaaaatttaattaaactagaAACCTTATTCTCTTATGTTTGTTTGTCATAGGAAATTTTGTGGAATCAACGTTATCATAACCACACAGATGTGTGGTTATTCGTGGAAGGTTAAATTTAGGTGTTCTGTTATCCTCTAGTGGGAATACGCTATACCAGTTAAGGAATAATCTTATCGACGGAAAGGCTCATTTTGATATCCATAATGCATTCGTGTCAGTTGTGTGCAAGACACGCCCGTTTCAACCCGTTTAGAGCGCagaaaaaatttgcttttcaGGTAAGcgcacaatattttaaataaaaagatcgtGCATCTTTTTCATTATGTGTGTCTTTTCACtgttattttatgcataatcaAACGATACATAATAAGGAGCTCAAACGTGATATTCGAGGGATCTATTGTAAGATATGAttgcgatattttaatattgtagataaactacatattttaGCTACAGTCAGTTAGTCAGTCAGTCAttctgatataattatttcagagtATTGTCAATTCATCATTAAGGAAGtcggatttttttaaataatataataattgctttcGTAAAAATCTCCAATTATGCATTATTACAATGAACAAAAATTTCCGATCGATGACGATCATACGGGAAGAGGGATTATGGTCATTATTTTCGGCTTTATCAATATTGATAGTTTTTTAGTTTCATAATGTGTATCGATATCagcaattgcaattaaaaaatttcgagaGTGTATATCTTTTAAGATTGAGTAATTTGAGTTACTAAGCTTCTTATCATTGCGTGGATTTAAGTGTAGTAGAGCGCAAGTCgagtttatttattgattaccGTAATGATATGTCATATTGTGACATAGATAAGCATACTGAGTTTAAAAGtcatgacttttttttttaatgccaTATGTTTTATGAAGCAATCGTAAGAAAGTAAGAAAGAACGATTTTTCTTGAACTAAGTTTCAATATTAATCGCTTTCCTGTCAAATTACGGAATGTATATCTGCAAAAACCAAGAAAGTggttaaataattgtattaatgacaacaatttttcagtttttatatcgatatttatttctacttaGAAACAATTCTTCATtgaattgataaaaaacatatgaattgactaataataataactatttattatattatttcttacaattaaacgtcaaatttttttaaataatataataaatcagttataatagattattcttataaacaataatCAAACTTAATTGTGTCATTAGAAAGTAGCTTGGAATTTTGCcaatctttttctaatttttcataaatatttatctgatAACTCTAATTTAATGGAAATAAGATTATATGCAATGGCCGTGTCGCAATGTCACACAATTACTTTGTTATAATGTAACAAACTATTTTTGGATAAAGTATGACGAATGAATTG
Above is a genomic segment from Linepithema humile isolate Giens D197 chromosome 6, Lhum_UNIL_v1.0, whole genome shotgun sequence containing:
- the LOC105678771 gene encoding EKC/KEOPS complex subunit TPRKB-like; protein product: MDNYCVELDQETGLHCTLLLFTNVTNISKVREKIIIGKLHCCVVKASLISDAFQAVVAANKAAVNAKQNRLITRTVYTEILYCLSMSKNISRSLTDYGISNSDKNILVILIHKLDEEQPILEVLGSIKGERIPISRIQEFTDVNLIKKTYKIDEDELCVSSLTDAIVSRISSKEFMSIK